A stretch of Leisingera sp. S132 DNA encodes these proteins:
- a CDS encoding RSP_2647 family RNA methyltransferase, with protein sequence MTASPDALQRPRVKMKPKSNARAIRHGFPWVYANELVTDRRTRKLTPGTLAVLEDETQRPLGLVSVNPESKIIARMLDRDPEAVIDQAWFAARLSRALEMRERLYDAPFYRLVHAESDGLPGVVIDRFGAACVVQPNAAWAEAHLDMLSAALAEVTGAEVILKNASGRTRGLEGLDDVNQTLLGEAPAAPLPVQMNGATYMADLTGGQKTGLFFDQRENHAFAARLTAPGAKVLDVFSHVGGFGLAMLAGGAGQATCVDGSAAALELAAQGAEAAGFKDKFTARQGDAFDVLTALGEEGETFDVVICDPPAFAPSKQALEAGLRAYERVAKLAAPLVKPGGYLGLCSCSHAADLTRFRNSSARGIGKGGRRAALIHTGYAGPDHPQLPQLAESGYLKAVFFRLG encoded by the coding sequence ATGACAGCCTCCCCTGATGCGCTCCAGCGCCCCCGCGTGAAAATGAAGCCCAAGTCCAACGCCCGCGCCATCCGGCACGGGTTTCCCTGGGTTTATGCGAATGAACTGGTGACCGACCGCCGCACCCGCAAGCTGACGCCCGGCACCCTGGCAGTGCTGGAGGATGAGACGCAGCGCCCGCTGGGGCTGGTCTCGGTCAATCCCGAAAGCAAAATCATCGCCCGGATGCTGGACCGCGATCCGGAGGCGGTGATTGATCAGGCGTGGTTCGCGGCCCGCCTGTCGCGTGCGCTGGAAATGCGCGAGCGCCTGTATGATGCGCCGTTCTACCGGCTGGTCCACGCGGAATCCGACGGGCTGCCCGGCGTGGTGATCGACCGTTTCGGCGCAGCTTGCGTGGTGCAGCCCAACGCCGCCTGGGCCGAGGCGCATCTGGATATGCTGTCTGCCGCTCTGGCCGAGGTAACCGGCGCAGAGGTGATCCTGAAAAACGCGTCGGGCCGCACCCGCGGGCTGGAAGGCCTGGATGACGTGAACCAGACCCTGCTGGGCGAGGCCCCCGCCGCGCCGCTTCCGGTGCAGATGAACGGTGCCACCTATATGGCCGACCTCACCGGCGGCCAGAAAACCGGGCTGTTCTTTGATCAGCGCGAAAACCACGCCTTTGCCGCGCGCCTCACTGCGCCGGGTGCCAAGGTGCTGGATGTGTTCTCCCACGTCGGCGGCTTTGGCCTGGCGATGCTGGCAGGCGGGGCAGGGCAGGCCACTTGCGTCGACGGCTCCGCCGCCGCGCTGGAGCTGGCCGCGCAAGGCGCCGAGGCCGCTGGTTTCAAAGACAAATTCACCGCCCGCCAGGGTGACGCCTTCGATGTGCTGACTGCGCTGGGGGAGGAGGGCGAGACCTTCGACGTGGTGATCTGCGACCCGCCCGCATTCGCCCCCTCGAAACAGGCGCTGGAGGCCGGGCTGCGCGCCTATGAGCGCGTGGCAAAACTGGCAGCCCCGCTGGTGAAGCCAGGCGGCTACCTTGGGCTCTGCTCCTGCTCCCACGCCGCTGACCTCACCCGCTTCCGCAATTCATCGGCCCGCGGCATCGGCAAGGGCGGGCGCCGGGCGGCGCTCATTCATACCGGATACGCAGGCCCCGACCACCCGCAACTGCCGCAACTGGCCGAAAGCGGTTATCTGAAGGCCGTGTTCTTCCGGCTGGGCTGA
- a CDS encoding RSP_2648 family PIN domain-containing protein: MKLLLDTCVLYPTVMREMLLGAARLGHFTPLWSARILGEWERAAVKLGPAGAAQAKAEIALIRAGWPKAEIAPAPGIESRLWLPDSADTHVLAAAIAGHADAIVTVNNKDFPRHTLAEEGLERLGPDELLYGIWLQDNAGMEALGAEVLAEANRLSGGSWEIRPLLKKARLPRLAKALSSSL, encoded by the coding sequence GTGAAGCTGCTCCTCGACACTTGCGTCCTCTACCCGACGGTGATGCGGGAGATGCTGCTGGGCGCGGCGCGCCTTGGCCATTTCACCCCGCTTTGGTCCGCTCGGATCCTGGGCGAATGGGAACGGGCGGCGGTGAAACTCGGCCCCGCGGGCGCGGCGCAGGCCAAGGCGGAGATTGCCCTGATCCGCGCGGGCTGGCCCAAGGCTGAGATCGCCCCGGCGCCGGGCATCGAATCCCGCCTCTGGCTGCCTGACAGCGCCGACACCCATGTGCTGGCCGCCGCCATTGCTGGCCACGCCGACGCCATCGTCACCGTTAACAACAAGGACTTTCCGCGCCACACGCTGGCTGAGGAAGGACTGGAGCGCCTCGGTCCGGATGAGCTGCTCTATGGCATCTGGCTGCAGGACAATGCTGGCATGGAGGCGCTGGGGGCAGAGGTTCTGGCCGAGGCCAACCGCCTCTCCGGCGGCAGCTGGGAGATCCGCCCGCTGCTCAAGAAAGCCCGGCTGCCGCGGCTGGCCAAGGCTCTCTCGTCTTCTTTGTAG
- a CDS encoding M48 family metallopeptidase, whose product MLRLLPILLAVAYGLVMYRISVWRTHRELDQRSTELADPRLKQLTDRLAAALNVARIPVHIYEVDPVNGLAAPDGRIFITRGFYRKYQNGEVSAEEMATVIAHELGHVALGHARKRMIDFSGQNALRTALMIILGRYIPFVGPWIAGVLTSLLAARLSRGDEYEADEYAAALLTKAGIGLAPQKSLFTKLEALTQQRAGMAPAWLMSHPKTEERIAALERLEDKWAKG is encoded by the coding sequence ATGCTGCGCCTTCTGCCCATTCTGCTGGCCGTTGCCTATGGCCTCGTGATGTACCGGATTTCCGTCTGGCGCACCCACCGCGAGCTGGACCAGCGCTCAACCGAACTGGCGGACCCAAGGCTGAAGCAGCTGACGGACCGGCTGGCGGCAGCGCTGAACGTGGCCCGCATCCCGGTCCATATTTACGAGGTTGACCCGGTCAACGGGCTGGCGGCGCCGGACGGGCGGATCTTCATCACCCGCGGTTTCTACCGCAAGTACCAGAACGGCGAGGTGAGCGCCGAGGAGATGGCCACGGTGATCGCGCATGAGCTGGGCCATGTGGCGCTGGGGCATGCGCGCAAGCGGATGATCGACTTCTCCGGCCAAAACGCGCTGCGCACCGCGCTGATGATAATCCTGGGACGCTACATCCCCTTTGTCGGGCCGTGGATCGCCGGGGTGCTGACATCGCTGCTGGCAGCGCGGCTGTCGCGCGGCGATGAATATGAGGCCGATGAATACGCCGCCGCGCTGCTGACCAAGGCAGGCATCGGCCTGGCACCGCAGAAAAGCCTGTTCACCAAGCTGGAAGCGCTGACCCAGCAGCGGGCGGGCATGGCACCGGCCTGGCTGATGAGCCATCCCAAGACCGAAGAGCGCATCGCCGCACTGGAACGGCTGGAAGACAAATGGGCCAAGGGCTGA
- a CDS encoding threonine/serine exporter ThrE family protein: protein MAPLSQLRNIADTGETLHRSGCAPYKIEKYLQFYARKQGINVIVQATPTSISCQFPDEDNQFIIRRLEPAQINLSLLARTIIRINAVEDPGIEEPGRYPGWLIMLANIAIPPAFLTLIGSALTTIALSAVLGFLVWLCQLFCRGDRVILVEFLSALVAGLTVSLVSSMGVEVPVWGTCIAAIVLFVPGLSIANSLECLAFNDVISGSSLFAQSIFVLMKLFIGIYIGVSIGAALWGATPHVENVNGVLWWMPYLALPALSFSIGVIFNARLADILRALPVTVLGMWGPLYLGFGGGWIVGTWVTAMCITLYGTWLAKTLNLTGAIYIVQGILILVPGSRVLMSATQSLFNETLMADASIGLSALLMFSAIVAGQVTALALYAQKNRNLAS from the coding sequence ATGGCACCGCTTTCACAGCTCCGCAACATCGCCGACACCGGCGAAACCCTGCACCGCAGCGGCTGTGCGCCCTACAAGATCGAGAAATACCTGCAGTTCTATGCCCGCAAGCAGGGCATCAATGTGATCGTGCAGGCCACGCCCACCTCGATCTCCTGCCAGTTCCCGGATGAGGACAACCAGTTCATCATCCGCCGGCTGGAGCCTGCGCAGATCAATCTCAGCCTGCTGGCGCGCACCATCATCCGCATCAACGCAGTGGAGGATCCGGGGATCGAGGAGCCGGGGCGCTATCCCGGCTGGCTGATCATGCTGGCAAATATCGCCATCCCGCCCGCCTTCCTGACCCTGATCGGCAGCGCGCTCACCACCATTGCGCTCTCGGCAGTGCTGGGCTTCCTGGTCTGGCTCTGCCAGCTGTTCTGCCGCGGCGACCGGGTGATCCTGGTCGAATTCCTGTCTGCGCTGGTCGCGGGGCTGACTGTATCGCTGGTCAGCAGCATGGGGGTGGAGGTGCCGGTCTGGGGCACCTGCATCGCTGCTATCGTGCTGTTTGTGCCGGGACTGTCGATTGCCAACTCCTTGGAATGCCTTGCCTTCAATGACGTGATTTCCGGCTCCAGCCTTTTTGCCCAGTCGATCTTTGTGCTGATGAAACTGTTCATCGGAATCTACATCGGCGTCAGCATCGGTGCGGCACTGTGGGGGGCAACGCCGCATGTGGAGAATGTGAACGGCGTCCTGTGGTGGATGCCCTACCTGGCACTGCCGGCGCTGTCGTTCTCGATCGGGGTGATCTTCAACGCACGGCTGGCCGACATCCTGCGGGCGCTGCCGGTCACCGTGCTGGGCATGTGGGGGCCGCTGTACCTGGGCTTTGGCGGCGGCTGGATCGTCGGCACCTGGGTCACCGCGATGTGCATCACGCTTTACGGCACCTGGCTCGCCAAGACGCTGAACCTGACCGGCGCCATCTATATCGTGCAGGGCATTCTGATCCTGGTCCCCGGCAGCCGGGTGCTGATGAGCGCAACCCAGTCGCTGTTCAACGAGACCCTGATGGCGGATGCCAGCATCGGCCTGTCGGCGCTCTTGATGTTCTCGGCCATCGTGGCGGGGCAGGTGACGGCGCTGGCGCTTTATGCGCAGAAGAACCGCAACCTCGCCAGTTAG
- a CDS encoding HD-GYP domain-containing protein, with product MTHYVSPFSPGQAADAAPQDTLRLGELLGALSHALDLTEGQPEGHCVRCCWIGMQVAAELGLAPQARSDLYFTLLMKDLGCSSNAARICQLYMTDDLAFKRSFKTVSGLRQGLGFLWRNTAAAAAPWTRLKTLRHVLARNGKISGELIETRCNRGAAIARQMRFSDDVAEGIACLDEHWDGGGQPLGLTGDAIPLFARIALMAQVTDVFATDLGAEAAAEELERRAGTWFDPNLVPVFTAVIRRPRFLADLQDPGLEAEVFATPQAQHIHAVDEEYLDEIARAFSLVIDAKSPFTHGHSQRVARYTGLICDQLGYAPGRRRWMVRGALLHDIGKLGISNTILDKPGKLTEEEFALMKQHPILGHEVLSRIHAFRDLADVSAAHHERLDGKGYPYGMDASQLTQEMRVMAVADIFDALTAERPYRAALPLEKTYAIMDDLAGSGIDPACYAALQDAVTASGWPAASDAALTGGDWDLPAAERSA from the coding sequence ATGACACATTACGTATCCCCATTCAGTCCCGGTCAGGCCGCGGATGCCGCGCCGCAGGATACCTTGCGCCTTGGCGAGCTGCTGGGTGCGCTCAGCCATGCGCTGGATCTGACCGAAGGCCAGCCCGAAGGCCATTGTGTCCGCTGCTGCTGGATCGGCATGCAGGTGGCAGCCGAACTTGGACTGGCGCCGCAGGCGCGCTCGGACCTCTATTTCACGCTGCTGATGAAAGATCTGGGCTGCAGTTCCAACGCGGCGCGGATCTGCCAGCTGTACATGACCGATGACCTGGCCTTTAAACGCAGCTTCAAGACCGTCAGCGGCCTGCGCCAGGGGCTTGGCTTCCTGTGGCGCAACACCGCCGCCGCGGCTGCACCTTGGACCCGGCTGAAGACGCTGAGGCACGTGCTGGCCAGAAACGGCAAAATCTCCGGTGAGCTGATCGAAACCCGCTGCAACCGCGGTGCGGCGATTGCCCGGCAGATGCGGTTTTCGGACGATGTGGCAGAGGGCATTGCCTGCCTGGATGAGCATTGGGACGGCGGCGGCCAGCCGCTGGGGCTGACGGGCGATGCGATCCCGCTGTTTGCACGCATCGCTCTGATGGCGCAGGTGACGGATGTCTTTGCCACCGACCTGGGCGCTGAGGCCGCGGCGGAGGAGCTGGAGCGGCGCGCAGGAACCTGGTTCGATCCGAATCTGGTGCCGGTCTTCACCGCGGTCATCCGGCGGCCGCGGTTTCTGGCGGATCTGCAGGATCCCGGGCTGGAAGCAGAGGTCTTTGCCACTCCGCAGGCACAGCATATCCATGCCGTCGACGAGGAATATCTGGATGAGATCGCCCGGGCGTTCTCGCTGGTGATCGACGCCAAGAGCCCGTTTACCCACGGCCATTCGCAGCGGGTGGCGCGCTATACCGGGCTGATCTGCGACCAGCTGGGCTACGCCCCCGGGCGCCGCCGCTGGATGGTGCGCGGGGCGCTGTTGCATGACATTGGCAAGCTGGGGATCTCAAACACCATCCTGGACAAGCCCGGCAAGCTGACAGAGGAGGAGTTTGCCCTGATGAAACAGCACCCAATACTGGGCCATGAGGTGCTGAGCCGGATCCACGCCTTCCGGGACCTGGCGGATGTCAGCGCCGCGCATCATGAGCGGCTGGACGGCAAGGGCTATCCCTACGGGATGGATGCCAGCCAGCTGACCCAGGAGATGCGGGTGATGGCGGTGGCGGATATTTTTGACGCGCTGACCGCCGAACGCCCCTACCGCGCGGCGCTGCCGCTGGAGAAGACCTATGCCATCATGGATGATCTGGCTGGTTCCGGCATTGATCCCGCGTGTTATGCCGCGCTGCAGGATGCGGTGACGGCCAGCGGCTGGCCCGCCGCCTCGGACGCGGCCCTGACCGGCGGGGATTGGGACCTGCCCGCCGCAGAACGCAGCGCCTAA